Proteins from a genomic interval of Nasonia vitripennis strain AsymCx chromosome 3, Nvit_psr_1.1, whole genome shotgun sequence:
- the LOC100114497 gene encoding ecotropic viral integration site 5 ortholog isoform X3: MSDQEALSSTNCSSDEYCTIEEDSSKSETESISTFSDAKEENDQSQYSLTLAIKDIEDKLSDVLIENVKLKNILKQKDDAIRKQFNTIVILEREIMQICENYKIKFVEIKNLVAQSKQDNKNLYAMISSSDVQNSSINCDSSDEGCNVTLRNGLIIRSEVTTNDELVGCKADSTEDLMQKIKKMATSRAQLQSKLNEVEKQRKADLDQFNKQLENRQNELELLKHQLVLPEKSKLLKLINEDYKKKLERKYLIEIIKLLEQKLQISQINCGTQIERNVPESDSQDEKCREFIECFIKQCVQNTDLKQFETDCKRVVQTFKNLQLSCDDIFIENVTNKKNDAICDYRNILIEEQLQRIKDERITLMVQRQFLKVLADYNKVVTQLEMLKYENSRLSELNETDSSAQNFAVIEKCLFEEKKIFDAEIKKMSEKRLSIEQEKQSIREEWELLSVERTVLLVEKDELIEESRRLKHEYSLLEQKTAAFNNKNAKQTRDVALEEKLRQTTDELEGVKVELQNTHETIAELQEELSKLNNQESEVTAYKLQAEMQEAEFLVMREAERNYLQQIENLSTEIYQLREENRQLAERNQNENN; this comes from the exons ATGTCAGACCAGGAAGCACTATCGTCAACCAATTGTTCGAGTGATGAGTATTGTACAATAGAAGAAGATTCTTCCAAAAGTGAAACCGAAAGTATTTCAACTTTCTCGGATGCAAAGGAAGAGAAT GATCAATCTCAATATTCTCTAACTTTGGCAATAAAAGATATTGAAGATAAATTATCAGATGTTCTGATAGAAAATGTAAAGCTGAAGaacattttaaaacaaaaagatgATGCTATAAGAAAGCAATTCAATACTATAGTGATTTTAGAGAGAGAAATAATGCAAATCtgtgaaaattataaaataaaatttgtggaGATTAAAAATTTGGTAGCTCAATCGAAGCAAGataataaaaacctttat GCCATGATATCATCAAGTGACGTACAAAATTCTTCAATAAACTGTGATTCGAGCGATGAAGGATGCAATGTAACACTTAGAAATGGATTAATAATTCGATCTGAAGTAACAACTAATGATGAATTAGTAGGTTGCAAGGCGGATTCAACTGAAGATttaatgcagaaaataaaaaaaatggctACTAGTCGTGCACAGCTTCAGTCAAAGTTGAATGAAGTTGAAAAACAAAGGAAAGCTgatttagatcaatttaataAGCAGCTTGAAAATAGACAAAATGAGTTAGAGCTACTTAAACATCAACTTGTACTTCCAGAAAAGTCTAAGCTGCTGAAACTAATTAATGAAGATTATAAAAAGAAGTTGGAAAGAAAATACCTCATTGAAATAATCAAATTGCTTGAACAAAAACTGCAAATCTCTCAAATAAAT TGCGGCACGCAGATTGAAAGAAACGTGCCTGAATCTGATTCTCAAGATGAAAAATGTCGTGAATTCATTGAATGTTTTATTAAGCAATGCGTACAGAATACAGACTTGAAACAATTTGAAACAGATTGTAAAAGAGTTGTGCAAACTTTTAAAAACCTGCAGCTTTCTTGTGACgatatttttatcgaaaatgtTACAAATAAAAAGAACGACGCAATTTGTGATTATcgtaatattttaattgaagaACAACTGCAGCGTATTAAAGATGAAAGGATAACATTAATGGTTCAACgacaatttttaaaagtacTAGCTGACTACAACAAAGTTGTCACACAATTAGAAATGTTAAAATATGAGAATTCAAGATTAAGTGAACTGAATGAGACTGATTCTAGTGCTCAAAATTTTGCAGTGATCGAAAAATGCTTATTTGAGGAGAAGAAGATTTTTGATgcggagataaaaaaaatgtcagaaaaaagattaagtattgaacaggaaaagcagtCTATACGAGAAGAGTGGGAGTTGTTATCAGTTGAACGAACAGTATTATTAGTAGAGAAAGATGAACTTATAGAGGAAAGTAGACGACTAAAGCATGAATATTCTCTATTAGAACAAAAAACAGCGGcatttaataacaaaaatgcCAAGCAAACAAGGGATGTTGCCTTAGAAGAAAAACTGCGTCAAACGACAGATGAACTGGAAGGCGTAAAAGTAGAGTTGCAAAATACGCATGAAACTATTGCAGAACTGCAAGAAGAACTTTCAAAATTGAACAACCAG GAGAGTGAAGTAACAGCTTACAAATTACAAGCTGAAATGCAAGAAGCGGAATTTTTAGTAATGCGTGAAGCAGAACGAAACTACCTCCAGCAGATTGAAAATCTATCGACCGAAATTTATCAACTACGAGAAGAGAATCGGCAACTAGCTGAAAGGaatcaaaatgaaaataattaa
- the LOC107980902 gene encoding ribonuclease Phyb produces the protein MFDLKSGFIVSVVLACSVLISDAVEFQIYNLAQSWPQTSCWDLNNLWAEAATAECSKCQMPKDKQSFTIHGLWPSNKNKRSPENCGTEQLNAQSLNSQKAVLNQKWPSFNMKKSNVNFWGYEWMKHGTCSPFSVPEYFGKSVELLDKNNAGQVLASAGIVSGNKYPYSQVVKALEDRLKVNVRIKCATNSATQEEYINEVNICYDKSFQLTNCKNSGSTTNCKNPTLQYPANLKTCPQ, from the exons ATGTTCGACTTGAAGTCAGGATTTATCGTGTCAGTAGTACTAGCCTGCAGCGTACTAAT ATCCGATGCAGTCGAATTTCAAATATACAATCTGGCTCAAAGTTGGCCACAGACTAGCTGTTGGGACTTGAATAACCTATGGGCGGAAGCCGCGACGGCAGAGTGCAGTAAATGCCAAATGCCCAAAGATAAACAAAGTTTCACAATACATGGACTATGGCCTTCTAATAAGAATAAAAGGAGCCCGGAAAATTGCGGTACAGAGCAATTAAACGCTCAGTCATTGAACAGCCAGAAAGCAGTATTGAATCAAAAATGGCCAAGCTTCAACATGAAGAAGTCCAACGTTAACTTTTGGGGCTATGAATGGATGAAACATGGGACTTGCTCTCCATTCAGTGTACCCGAGTACTTTGGCAAAAGTGTGGAATTGTTGGACAAAAACAATGCAGGGCAGGTGCTCGCCAGTGCCGGAATTGTTTCCGGTAATAAGTACCCGTACAGTCAAGTTGTGAAAGCACTTGAAGACAGATTAAAAGTTAATGTGCGAATCAAGTGCGCCACGAATTCG GCAACACAAGAGGAGTATATCAACGAAGTCAATATATGCTACGATAAATCATTCCAATTAACGAACTGTAAAAACAGTGGCAGTACAACCAACTGTAAGAACCCTACTCTACAGTATCCAGCGAACTTGAAAACGTGTCCTCAGTAA
- the LOC107980900 gene encoding ribonuclease Oy isoform X1 translates to MFKYVLFCVIACASLSFADNYNPRLNNPSDLQHKSFDVFTLAQSWPIAACWDLNSKWSHVNSPCSPCRRTASKNWTLHGLWPSNLHGRHPAHCADRKNYASAQMDINLRSELQRKWPSHKLSMSDDSFWNYEWKKHGTCASGHASTNSLKKYFNTAFKLLDEYNMGRIFEEANIHPGHDYEYSRIVQALSNALGVNGFFGCGKPSGSSDRQYLLEIYICFDTSFQLTDCNNKGGFLSSCNKKQKITYAKNIASC, encoded by the exons ATGTTTAAATACGTACTTTTTTGCGTAATTGCATGTGCATCACTTTCCTTTGCTGATAACTACAATCCAAG ACTAAATAACCCAAGCGATCTACAACACAAATCGTTCGATGTATTTACATTAGCCCAGTCATGGCCTATAGCTGCATGTTGGGATTTAAACTCGAAATGGAGCCATGTAAATTCCCCGTGTAGTCCATGCAGAAGAACCGCATCGAAAAATTGGACTTTGCATGGATTATGGCCTTCTAATTTACACGGAAGACATCCAGCTCACTGTGCAGATAGAAAAAACTATGCATCGGCTCAAATGGATATAAATTTAAGATCGGAATTACAAAGAAAATGGCCCAGTCATAAACTGTCAATGAGTGACGACTCTTTTTGGAACTACGAATGGAAAAAGCACGGGACGTGTGCGTCAGGGCATGCTAGCActaattctttaaaaaaatattttaacacAGCCTTTAAGTTATTAGATGAGTACAATATGGGAAGGATctttgaagaagcaaacatcCATCCAGGTCACGATTACGAATACAGTAGAATTGTTCAGGCATTAAGCAATGCTTTAGGAGTTAACGGATTTTTCGGTTGTGGTAAACCCTCG GGTTCCAGTGATCGGCAGTATTTACtagaaatttatatttgttttgaTACATCATTTCAATTAACGGATTGTAATAATAAAGGTGGTTTTCTGAGTAGCTGCAATAAAAAGCAGAAGATAACTTACGCTAAAAACATTGCATCTTGCTAA
- the LOC100114497 gene encoding uncharacterized protein LOC100114497 isoform X4, producing the protein MDNTLPNFKVGEAVSNIFQKKDVVILDDSDSSIVVLARNVIGSFQDLTSNDEKVQRCNSDDQPSISSDLSNLIGVEQKLHQVLEENNKLKKILDKSETVMQQNLDRMKALQKDFMTLCQDHNHKYMQSKQFIDQMKAENALLRDLVRNQPTTSVSVPEVVAKSSSLNTSTYLSASIEKEPSLAQNNSLTKTIEIFPSRMRDSSLDNNMMVVSLKTDETTHLPNVEMQSSSMESGLVNVLVDTQIPATETQCVTTATETPSMVIHPNLTQNKILSLADVNIELQKMIEQNKVLMEQSEKLMVCQKDVISPSNDQSKKVMQGEKRMDQLIANDFSNDIASENNASHTEKRNLTQERESWPKLKIPSANHVFLQGTEKEKIKTSDTVVLEKKREKLFEAEIKKTIKSTTAEQKIGIIHKKETAVQNQLQRIKINQDKRLQNISESNTPVELSTLVEEVLVLQEQYTKLTKNLDESNTFYTSKEDLSRKRKSLEESRKLLDDEIKSHEEEREALTKENALLKSKCDALEVDVKNFYTELTKSHKMITNLRKEITELQKT; encoded by the exons ATGGACAACACGTTACCGAATTTCAAAGTCGGCGAGGCTGTGTCGAACATCTTTCAAAAGAAAGACGTCGTGATTCTTGATGACAGCGATTCATCTATTGTGGTTTTGGCTAGAAACGTTATAGGATCCTTCCAAGATTTGACGTCCAACGACGAGAAAGTGCAACGATGTAATTCGGAT GATCAACCTTCGATTTCGTCTGATCTAAGTAACTTAATTGGGGTAGAACAAAAATTGCACCAGGTACTAGAAGAAAACAATAAGTTAAAGaaaattcttgataaaagCGAAACTGTCATGCAGCAGAATTTGGACAGAATGAAAGCATTGCAAAAGGATTTTATGACCCTCTGTCAGGATCACAATCATAAGTACATGCAGTCAAAACAATTCATTGATCAGATGAAAGCGGAGAACGCACTTTTACGC GATCTAGTACGTAATCAACCGACAACATCAGTTTCAGTGCCCGAAGTTGTCGCGAAATCAAGCAGTCTCAATACATCGACATATTTGAGTGCATCCATCGAAAAGGAACCTTCTCTCGCACAAAACAATTCATTGACCAAGACAATCGAAATATTCCCGAGTAGAATGCGAGACTCCTCATTGGATAACAATATGATGGTCGTCTCTCTGAAGACTGATGAGACGACCCACCTACCGAATGTAGAGATGCAATCCAGTAGTATGGAAAGTGGATTGGTAAATGTGCTCGTCGATACTCAAATACCTGCCACGGAGACACAGTGTGTAACTACCGCGACAGAAACCCCATCAATGGTTATCCATCCGAATTTAACTCAGAATAAGATCCTTAGTCTTGCTGATGTAAACATTGAGCTGCAAAAAATGATAGAACAAAACAAGGTACTCATGGAACAATCTGAGAAATTAATGGTCTGTCAAAAGGACGTTATATCGCCAAGTAATGatcaaagtaaaaaagtcatgCAAGGAGAAAAACGAATGGATCAGTTAATAGCAAACGATTTTTCAAAT GATATAGCATCCGAGAACAACGCTTCTCATACAGAAAAAAGGAACTTGACTCAAGAGCGAGAAAGTTGGCCAAAATTGAAAATACCATCAGCAAATCATGTTTTTTTACAA GGCacggaaaaggaaaaaataaaaaccagtGACACTGTGgtattagaaaaaaagagggaaaaGTTATTTGAagcagaaattaaaaaaacaatcaaaagtACAACTGCTGAACAAAAAATTGGCATAATACATAAGAAAGAAACAGCAGTTCAGAATCAATTGCagagaattaaaataaatcagGACAAACGTTTGCAGAATATAAGTGAATCGAATACCCCAGTCGAACTATCGACGCTTGTGGAGGAAGTTTTAGTGCTCCAAGAACAATACACTAAACTAACGAAAAATCTCGATGAAAGCAACACTTTttacacatcaaaggaagatTTGTCACGAAAGCGAAAGAGCCTCGAAGAATCAAGAAAACTACTTGACGATGAAATAAAGTCTCATGAAGAAGAGCGTGAAGCTTTGACAAAAGAAAATGCTTTGCTGAAAAGTAAATGTGATGCGTTAGAAGTTgatgtaaaaaatttttatacggAACTGACAAAGTCCCATAAAATGATTACAAACCTTCGTAAAGAGATTACCGAATTACAGAAAACT TAA
- the LOC107980900 gene encoding ribonuclease Oy isoform X2 has translation MFDLKIGFIVTVVLLACSAVRSDATDFDVLTLSQSWPQTSCWDLNELWTEAATTKCSSCQMPKDKQSWTIHGLWPSKLQGKHPAFCSTKPKFNAKLFNDELRAELEQKWPSYNLKMTYEAFWGYEWKKHGTCALDVLSTSTIPKYFNKSVQLLDSYNVGKILASSGIVPGKKYQYKDVISVLENTLKVNVYVKCAVNSVSKEQYLNEISMCFDKSFKLTNCNIGDSTTNCKSKDVEYPANLNSC, from the exons ATGTTCGACCTAAAGATCGGCTTCATCGTAACAGTAGTGTTACTCGCCTGCAGTGCAGTGAG atcCGATGCGACCGACTTTGACGTATTGACTCTGTCCCAGAGCTGGCCGCAGACCAGTTGCTGGGACTTGAATGAACTATGGACGGAAGCCGCAACGACAAAGTGCAGTTCTTGTCAAATGCCCAAAGACAAGCAAAGTTGGACGATACACGGACTGTGGCCTTCTAAGCTCCAAGGAAAACATCCGGCATTCTGCAGTACCAAGCCGAAATTCAACGCCAAGCTTTTCAACGATGAGTTGCGCGCGGAATTAGAACAAAAATGGCCAAGTTACAACTTGAAGATGACCTACGAAGCTTTCTGGGGCTACGAATGGAAGAAACACGGAACTTGCGCTCTGGATGTTCTCAGCACCAGCACCATACCCAAATACTTCAACAAAAGTGTGCAATTATTAGACAGCTACAACGTAGGAAAGATCCTGGCCAGTTCCGGAATCGTTCCTGGTAAAAAGTACCAGTACAAGGATGTTATTAGCGTGCTTGAAAACACGTTGAAAGTTAACGTGTACGTCAAGTGCGCTGTGAATTCG GTATCGAAGGAACAGTATCTAAACGAAATTAGCATGTGTTTCGATAAATCATTCAAATTGACTAACTGTAACATCGGCGACAGCACAACCAACTGCAAGAGCAAAGATGTCGAGTACCCAGCGAACTTGAACTCGTGTTGA
- the LOC100114497 gene encoding myosin-11 isoform X1, whose protein sequence is MDAVLPNFNVGEADILDENESSSMVLAREITESLENSRPHEKEELHDDSETMEQNQTRNCVDELQSPSVSKCKDFESASDTIDTSAVSNESTNKERSLAQNYLSANALDNAAILSLKSTKIIQTPMAEMQCANMESATIAACVDTQTPATEVQCASTETEKHSIKYLIDKKALLIDEIAKIMIEIRALDQDKEKVESEDKECQEEACNAINWVLETEIPERWKRSTRKFEDMKANINKLRTDKNDYLTRIEKIESLLDDEKKSHEKQLETLVRENTFLKSKCDKLEMDLKDCKTKLIISYKRMSKLRKQMPESEDVSFNKKAQLAKSRAEKLNVSPSLRKDEKLNETKDTRKPAKLREVSFSEEGKTKAYYEKRPSIKKSRSTKSKAAKPNVSPSLQEDVKLRETENACESTEIVQRTISEEQGKAGILLKTLPAHEKSQSRASKVGKRNVSFSLPKNTKLNETENACKVKTETLYEKIHNVLNEFTPQETDAFINQVRELEIDTLERLQGVIDLVFKKVVDGPYYAIACALTCKELSNTEVMSAADDSSPTNFHKLFLNRCQAEFEKKWTVDKDIYNIKLREIDECTDLEKKIELRINFELEECRLRLRSICNIIFIGEVFKHDMLTCETMHQYIRHLLTEVDDMNLECLCRLLFSIGKVLEAKEVDLSNYFIQMQQIANDKDKISSRIRFMLQDVVDLKMNKWIPIQK, encoded by the exons ATGGATGCTGTGTTGCCGAATTTCAATGTTGGTGAAGCCGACATTCTTGACGAAAACGAGTCATCTTCTATGGTTTTGGCCAGAGAAATCACGGAATCTTTGGAAAATTCAAGACCCCACGAGAAGGAAGAATTGCATGACGATTCTGAA acCATGGAACAAAATCAAACGCGAAACTGCGTTGATGAGTTGCAGTCTCCATCTGTTTCAAAGTGTAAAGACTTTGAAAGCGCATCGGACACCATTGATACATCAGCAGTCTCCAATGAATCTACGAATAAAGAACGATCCCTTGCACAAAACTATTTATCAGCAAATGCATTGGACAACGCGGCGATACTTTCTTTAAAAAGTACGAAGATAATCCAAACACCGATGGCCGAGATGCAGTGCGCCAATATGGAAAGTGCGACAATAGCCGCATGCGTTGATACTCAAACGCCTGCCACAGAAGTCCAATGCGCAAGCACCGAAACGGAAAAACATTCAATCAAGTACCTTATTGATAAAAAAGCTCTGCTCATTGATGAAATCGCAAAAATAATGATTGAGATTCGTGCATTGGATCAGGATAAAGAAAAAGTTGAAAGTGAAGACAAAGAATGTCAAGAAGAAGCTTGCAATGCAATAAACTGGGTACTAGAAACAGAGATTCCGGAAAGGTGGAAGCGATCAACGAGAAAATTTGAAGACATGAAAGCCAACATTAACAAGTTACGCACAGACAAAAATGATTACTTAACGAGAATCGAAAAAATAGAAAGTTTGCTTGACGATGAAAAGAAATCACACGAAAAACAGCTTGAAACGTTGGTAAGAGAGAATACTTTCTTAAAAAGTAAATGTGATAAGTTAGAAATGGATCTCAAAGATTGTAAGACGAAGCTTATTATCTCGTACAAAAGAATGTCAAAGCTTCGCAAACAGATGCCCGAATCAGAAGATGTT tcttttaataaaaaagctcAACTAGCAAAGTCAAGAGCTGAAAAACTAAATGTTTCACCTTCTCTTCGTAaggatgaaaaattaaatgagaCTAAAGATACAAGAAAACCAGCGAAACTAAGAGAAGTGTCCTTTtcagaagaaggaaaaaccaaagcttatTACGAAAAG CGACCTTCCATTAAAAAAAGTCGCTCAACAAAGTCGAAGGCTGCTAAGCCAAATGTGTCACCATCTCTTCAAGAGGATGTAAAGTTACGCGAGACTGAAAATGCATGTGAATCGACGGAAATAGTCCAAAGGACAATTTCAGAAGAACAGGGCAAAGCTGGAATTCTTCTTAAAACG TTACCTGCCCATGAAAAAAGTCAATCAAGAGCATCGAAGGTTGGTAAACGAAACGTGTCATTTTCTCTTCCCAAGAACACAAAGTTAAATGAAACTGAAAATGCATGTAAAGTCAAAACTGAAACTCTGTATGAGAAGATCCACAATGTTTTAAACGAATTTACTCCACAAGAGACTGATGCTTTTATTAATCAAGTACGAGAATTGGAAATTGATACATTGGAAAGACTCCAGGGTGTCATTGATTTAGTGTTTAAAAAG GTTGTCGATGGACCTTATTACGCTATTGCATGTGCTTTAACGTGTAAAGAACTATCTAATACGGAAGTTATGAGTGCTGCTGATGATTCTAGTCCAACAAATTTTCATAAGCTTTTTTTGAATCGTTGCCAGgctgaatttgaaaaaaaatggacAGTTGataaagatatttataatataaagcTGAGAGAAATAGACGAATGCACAGATCTCGAAAAAAAGATAGAGCTTCGAATTAATTTTGAGCTAGAAGAGTGCAGACTGCGTCTAAGATCTatttgcaatattatttttattggcGAAGTGTTTAAGCATGATATGCTTACTTGCGAAACTATGCACCAATACATTCGTCATTTATTAACTGAAGTAGACGATATGAATCTTGAATGTTTGTGTCGATTATTATTTAGTATTGGCAAAGTCTTAGAAGCTAAAGAAGTCGATCTatctaattattttatacaaatgcAACAAATCGCAAATGATAAAGACAAAATAAGTTCAAGAATTCGATTTATGCTTCAAGACGTAGTTGATCTAAAGATGAATAAATGGATACCAATTCAAAAATAA
- the LOC116738536 gene encoding extracellular ribonuclease LE-like has translation MLQHALFIALALLTLSEAAHLNLSGEKFDYFLLAQSCPQTSCWDLTENWQNSGSSCTSCNKLSDSWSLHGLWPNRYNGNHPSNCDDETRFRPNSVNEALKHEMSLKWRTYKSGFTNQRFWSYEWKKHGTCAAGVPETNSIKKYVSKALNLLDTYNMKTLLQKANIQPGGSYEYNAVFNAIRNVLGVEGRLGCVKNPKNGEQYLFEAYICLDKSFRPINCVSYAGFPGCKHNKKVVYPKTLKSCH, from the exons ATGTTACAACACGCCCTCTTCATTGCTTTAGCATTGCTAACACTATCCGAAGCTGCTCATCTAAATCTAAG TGGGGAAAAATTTGACTACTTTTTACTAGCACAGTCGTGTCCTCAGACCTCTTGCTGGGATCTAACCGAAAATTGGCAAAACTCAGGCTCTAGCTGTACCTCGTGCAATAAGCTGTCAGACAGTTGGAGCCTACATGGATTGTGGCCTAACAGATACAATGGAAATCACCCATCCAATTGTGACGACGAAACGCGATTTAGACCAAATTCGGTGAACGAAGCTTTGAAGCACGAGATGAGTCTTAAATGGCGCACTTATAAGTCAGGCTTCACCAATCAACGTTTTTGGAGCTATGAATGGAAAAAACACGGCACCTGTGCAGCTGGAGTTCCCGAGACCAATTCGATCAAGAAATACGTTTCCAAAGCGCTAAACTTGTTGGACACGTATAACATGAAAACGTTGCTACAAAAAGCAAATATTCAGCCAGGTGGCAGTTACGAATACAATGCAGTGTTCAACGCTATTCGCAATGTTTTAGGAGTAGAAGGTCGATTAGGATGCGTCAAAAATCCG aaaaacgGCGAGCAATACCTCTTCGAGGCTTACATATGCTTAGACAAGTCTTTCAGGCCAATCAATTGTGTGTCTTACGCAGGTTTTCCAGGCTGCAAACACAACAAAAAGGTGGTGTATCCCAAAACTCTGAAATCTTGTCACTGA
- the LOC100114497 gene encoding nucleoprotein TPR isoform X2 — protein sequence MDNTLPNFKVGEAVSNIFQKKDVVILDDSDSSIVVLARNVIGSFQDLTSNDEKVQRCNSDDQPSISSDLSNLIGVEQKLHQVLEENNKLKKILDKSETVMQQNLDRMKALQKDFMTLCQDHNHKYMQSKQFIDQMKAENALLRDLVRNQPTTSVSVPEVVAKSSSLNTSTYLSASIEKEPSLAQNNSLTKTIEIFPSRMRDSSLDNNMMVVSLKTDETTHLPNVEMQSSSMESGLVNVLVDTQIPATETQCVTTATETPSMVIHPNLTQNKILSLADVNIELQKMIEQNKVLMEQSEKLMVCQKDVISPSNDQSKKVMQGEKRMDQLIANDFSNDIASENNASHTEKRNLTQERESWPKLKIPSANHVFLQGTEKEKIKTSDTVVLEKKREKLFEAEIKKTIKSTTAEQKIGIIHKKETAVQNQLQRIKINQDKRLQNISESNTPVELSTLVEEVLVLQEQYTKLTKNLDESNTFYTSKEDLSRKRKSLEESRKLLDDEIKSHEEEREALTKENALLKSKCDALEVDVKNFYTELTKSHKMITNLRKEITELQKTAGTVDVYKFKNNAQAKDILQMLEAEPNYLKEIERLSNEIEKLQK from the exons ATGGACAACACGTTACCGAATTTCAAAGTCGGCGAGGCTGTGTCGAACATCTTTCAAAAGAAAGACGTCGTGATTCTTGATGACAGCGATTCATCTATTGTGGTTTTGGCTAGAAACGTTATAGGATCCTTCCAAGATTTGACGTCCAACGACGAGAAAGTGCAACGATGTAATTCGGAT GATCAACCTTCGATTTCGTCTGATCTAAGTAACTTAATTGGGGTAGAACAAAAATTGCACCAGGTACTAGAAGAAAACAATAAGTTAAAGaaaattcttgataaaagCGAAACTGTCATGCAGCAGAATTTGGACAGAATGAAAGCATTGCAAAAGGATTTTATGACCCTCTGTCAGGATCACAATCATAAGTACATGCAGTCAAAACAATTCATTGATCAGATGAAAGCGGAGAACGCACTTTTACGC GATCTAGTACGTAATCAACCGACAACATCAGTTTCAGTGCCCGAAGTTGTCGCGAAATCAAGCAGTCTCAATACATCGACATATTTGAGTGCATCCATCGAAAAGGAACCTTCTCTCGCACAAAACAATTCATTGACCAAGACAATCGAAATATTCCCGAGTAGAATGCGAGACTCCTCATTGGATAACAATATGATGGTCGTCTCTCTGAAGACTGATGAGACGACCCACCTACCGAATGTAGAGATGCAATCCAGTAGTATGGAAAGTGGATTGGTAAATGTGCTCGTCGATACTCAAATACCTGCCACGGAGACACAGTGTGTAACTACCGCGACAGAAACCCCATCAATGGTTATCCATCCGAATTTAACTCAGAATAAGATCCTTAGTCTTGCTGATGTAAACATTGAGCTGCAAAAAATGATAGAACAAAACAAGGTACTCATGGAACAATCTGAGAAATTAATGGTCTGTCAAAAGGACGTTATATCGCCAAGTAATGatcaaagtaaaaaagtcatgCAAGGAGAAAAACGAATGGATCAGTTAATAGCAAACGATTTTTCAAAT GATATAGCATCCGAGAACAACGCTTCTCATACAGAAAAAAGGAACTTGACTCAAGAGCGAGAAAGTTGGCCAAAATTGAAAATACCATCAGCAAATCATGTTTTTTTACAA GGCacggaaaaggaaaaaataaaaaccagtGACACTGTGgtattagaaaaaaagagggaaaaGTTATTTGAagcagaaattaaaaaaacaatcaaaagtACAACTGCTGAACAAAAAATTGGCATAATACATAAGAAAGAAACAGCAGTTCAGAATCAATTGCagagaattaaaataaatcagGACAAACGTTTGCAGAATATAAGTGAATCGAATACCCCAGTCGAACTATCGACGCTTGTGGAGGAAGTTTTAGTGCTCCAAGAACAATACACTAAACTAACGAAAAATCTCGATGAAAGCAACACTTTttacacatcaaaggaagatTTGTCACGAAAGCGAAAGAGCCTCGAAGAATCAAGAAAACTACTTGACGATGAAATAAAGTCTCATGAAGAAGAGCGTGAAGCTTTGACAAAAGAAAATGCTTTGCTGAAAAGTAAATGTGATGCGTTAGAAGTTgatgtaaaaaatttttatacggAACTGACAAAGTCCCATAAAATGATTACAAACCTTCGTAAAGAGATTACCGAATTACAGAAAACT GCGGGTACAGttgatgtttacaaatttaaaaataatgcacaAGCGAAAGATATATTACAGATGTTAGAAGCTGAACCAAATTACTTAAAAGAAATAGAGCGCTTGtcaaatgaaattgaaaaacttcaaaaataa